The following proteins are encoded in a genomic region of Tenebrio molitor chromosome 7, icTenMoli1.1, whole genome shotgun sequence:
- the Bug22 gene encoding cilia- and flagella-associated protein 20, whose amino-acid sequence MFKNTFQSGFLSILYSIGSKPLQIWDKKVKNGHIKRITDEDIQSLVLEVVGCNVSTTYITCPADPRKTLGIKLPYLVMIVKNLKKYFTFEVQILDDKNVRRRFRASNYQSTTRVKPFICTMPMRLDEGWNQIQFNVADFTRRAYGTNYVETLRVQVHANCRIRRVYFSDRLYSEDELPAEFKLFLPIQNKTRTAVAAQ is encoded by the exons ATGTTTAAGAACACGTTTCAAAGCGGTTTCCTCTCGATTCTCTACAGCATCGGCAGCAAGCCTCTACAAATTTGGGACAAGAAAGTGAAAAATGGCCACATCAAGAGAATCACAGATGAAGATATCCAGTCCTTGGTCCTGGAAGTCGTGGGCTGCAACGTCAGCACCACTTACATCACCTGCCCTGCCGATCCGAGAAAAACGCTAGGAATCAAACTCCCCTACCTTGTTATGATAGtgaaaaacttaaaaaaatattttactttcgAAGTTCAA ATACTGGATGACAAGAATGTGAGGAGGAGGTTCAGAGCCAGCAATTACCAGTCCACAACCAGGGTCAAGCCCTTCATTTGCACCATGCCGATGAGACTAGATGAAGGATGGAATCAAATCCAGTTCAATGTGGCTGATTTTACCAGACGTGCATACGGGACCAATTATGTGGAAACACTAAGGGTTCAAGTGCATGCAAATTGCAGAATCAGGAGAGTGTACTTCTCTGACCGACTGTACTCAGAAGATGAACTTCCGGCCGAGTTTAAGTTGTTTTTGCCTATACAAAACAAAACTAGAACTGCAGTGGCAGCTCAATAA
- the ChAT gene encoding choline O-acetyltransferase encodes MDKYEYTMRPLLNTEEQRKLKHLIEKFSGPGCLGRQLQLYLLDRQEKMDNWAYDYWMDDMYLNNPIPLPVNSNPGMVFPPRKFTTILDVARFTARLLDATLDHKATLDKRQLPVEKATSREPGQPLCMAQYYRILGSCRIPGTLKDSQFVYGDAHKAESHVIVICRSQLYCVPVQASDRGRLSEDEICAQLLHILDDAPCLASPPPVGLLTGWKRPLWAEVRDNLMKNERNRRNLDLIAKALLVVCLDEGLGSGFNCRLQRGGKGHSAGHRDETNLAVQMIHGGGSTYDSANRWFDKTIQLIVSGDGACGLCYEHSHAEGIAVIQLVEKLWQHADSQPASSEVPSASGHLPPPERLEWVLEQRDFAKIEEATLDVDNLIKDLDFQVFRYTNYGKDFIKSCKVSPDVYIQLALQLAYYRLYGKLTATYESASTRRYRLGRVDCIRSASPEALAWVAAMAQPKEDDEAGKKVTFHLVSDEEKLKLWRDAVKQQTSEMVDNILGQGIDIHLLGLREAAKETSPTAAHPLPDLFTDYTYKLANKFLLSTSQVATSTDSFMGYGPVEPDGYGASYNPKSDHIVFCLSAFWSSEVTSTSRFAQALEEGLNLMQALLTRPTT; translated from the coding sequence GCGTACGACTACTGGATGGACGACATGTACCTCAACAACCCCATTCCGCTCCCGGTCAACTCCAACCCCGGGATGGTCTTTCCCCCGAGGAAATTCACGACGATTTTGGACGTGGCCCGCTTCACCGCTCGACTCCTTGACGCTACTCTGGACCACAAGGCGACCCTCGACAAGCGACAACTCCCCGTTGAAAAGGCAACCTCCCGCGAGCCGGGCCAGCCGCTGTGCATGGCCCAGTACTACCGCATCTTGGGCTCCTGCAGGATCCCCGGGACGCTCAAAGATTCGCAGTTTGTCTACGGGGACGCGCACAAAGCAGAGAGTCACGTGATCGTGATCTGCAGGAGCCAGCTGTATTGTGTCCCGGTGCAGGCATCGGACAGAGGGCGCCTCAGCGAAGACGAGATCTGCGCCCAACTGTTACACATCTTGGACGACGCGCCCTGCCTGGCTAGTCCGCCTCCTGTGGGGCTCCTGACGGGGTGGAAGCGTCCCTTGTGGGCAGAAGTCCGCGACAACCTCATGAAGAACGAGAGAAATCGGAGAAATCTCGATTTGATAGCGAAAGCTTTGCTGGTGGTTTGTCTGGATGAGGGTCTGGGGAGCGGCTTCAACTGTCGCTTACAGAGGGGCGGCAAGGGTCATTCTGCGGGCCACCGCGACGAGACTAATCTCGCGGTGCAGATGATCCACGGAGGCGGCAGCACTTACGACTCTGCCAATCGCTGGTTCGACAAGACCATACAGTTAATAGTGTCGGGAGATGGGGCTTGCGGGCTTTGCTACGAGCACTCCCATGCTGAAGGAATTGCCGTTATACAGTTGGTGGAGAAGCTGTGGCAGCACGCCGATTCCCAACCCGCCTCCTCGGAGGTGCCGTCCGCATCGGGGCACTTGCCGCCCCCGGAGCGCCTCGAATGGGTGCTGGAACAGCGAGATTTCGCCAAAATCGAAGAAGCGACTCTCGACGTCGACAACTTAATCAAAGACTTAGATTTCCAAGTGTTCAGGTATACAAACTACGGCAAAGATTTCATCAAGTCGTGTAAAGTGAGCCCCGACGTTTACATACAACTAGCCCTGCAGCTGGCTTACTATAGACTTTACGGCAAGCTGACGGCTACTTATGAGAGCGCGTCGACCAGGAGGTACCGCTTGGGGCGCGTGGATTGCATCAGGTCGGCCAGTCCGGAGGCTCTGGCCTGGGTGGCGGCGATGGCTCAGCCCAAAGAAGACGACGAGGCCGGCAAGAAAGTCACTTTCCATCTGGTCAGCGACGAGGAAAAGCTCAAATTGTGGAGAGACGCAGTCAAGCAGCAAACGTCGGAGATGGTGGACAACATCCTAGGCCAAGGCATCGACATACACCTGTTGGGGTTGCGAGAGGCCGCCAAGGAGACCTCCCCCACCGCCGCACACCCACTCCCAGACCTCTTCACCGACTATACGTACAAACTAGCCAACAAATTCCTCTTGAGTACGAGTCAAGTTGCGACTTCTACCGACAGCTTCATGGGGTACGGTCCGGTAGAACCGGATGGTTATGGAGCATCCTACAACCCCAAATCTGACCACATCGTATTCTGCTTGTCCGCGTTCTGGTCCTCGGAGGTAACCAGCACCTCGAGATTTGCACAAGCCCTAGAGGAGGGTCTCAATCTGATGCAAGCTCTGCTGACGAGGCCCACCACTTAA